The sequence GATGCTCACCGCCAAGGCAGAGGAGACGGACAAGGTCGTCGGGTTATCCGTCGGCGCCGACGACTATGTCACCAAGCCGTTCAGTCCCCGCGAGCTCGCCGCCCGCATCCGCGCGATCCTCCGGCGGGGGCGAGGCACGGATACCGACGCGCCCCGCGCGCTGGTGTTTCGCGAGATCCGCGTCGATCCGGCGAGGCGTGAGGTCTGGAAGGGCGACGTTCGCGTGGACCTGACGACGCGCGAGTTCGACCTACTCTACGCCCTCGCCTCGTATCCGGGCCGCGTCTTCGCGCGTGAGCAGTTGATCACGCGGGTCTGGGGCGCCGACTACTTCGGCGACGATCGGGTTGTCGACGCGCACATCAAAGACCTCCGCCGGAAGCTCGGCGACGATCCCGGCCGGCCGCGGCTCATCGAGACCGTTCGCGGGATCGGCTACAAGTTCGGCGACGCCCCGGCATGAGGGGTATTCGAACGCTCCGGCGCCGCCTCGGCTGGAAGCTCTTTGCGTCCTACCTCCTCGTGGTTCTGGTCGGCGCCGTCGTGCTGTGGACCACCGTCCAAGCGCTCGCGCCGGCGGCGCTCTCACCGCACATCGCGCTCATGAACCGCCTCCTCGGCGGCCACCCTGACCTCGTGGCCACCCTCTTCAAGAGCATCTTCGGGGCCCTGACCGCCGCGCTCGCCGCCGCGACGGTTGCCGCGGTCGTCACCGCGCTCGCCGTGAGCGTGTTTGTGACGCGACGTATCGTCGCGCCGATCCTCGCGATGACGCGCGCGAGCACCCGCGTCGCCGACGGGCGGTACGATGAGCGGGTGCCGGTCCCCTCGGAGGACGAGCTCGGCGAGCTCGCCGCGCACTTCAACCGCATGGCGGAGACCCTGCAGCGGGTTGAGGAGCGCCGCCGGGACCTGATCGCAGACGTGGCCCATGAGCTTCGGACACCGTTGGCCAGCATCGCCGGCTACATGGAAGGGATGCTGGACGGCGTGATCCCCCCGGAGCCGGAGACCTTTCACCGTGTCCACCGCGAGACCGAGCGGCTCCAACGGCTGGTAGGCGATCTGCAGGAGCTCTCCCGGGCGGAAGCGGGCCAGGTGCCGCTCCGCCTTCGTCGGCTGGACGTCGGGACTCTCATCGAGACTACCGCGGTCAGGCTGCGCCCGCAGTTCGACGACAAGGGCGTCGCGTTGGAGATCGAACCGCCGGCCGGAGCCCTGGCGGTGCTGGTGGATCCCGACCGTATCGGCCAGGTGCTCACGAATCTTCTCGGCAACGCCTTGCAGTACACGCCGGCGGCGGGGCGCGTGCGCGTTCACGCGCGCCCCGACCCGGAAGGGGTGGCGATTGCCGTCTCCGACACCGGAATCGGCATCCCGGCAGAGGACCTGCCGCACGTCTTTGATCGCTTCTACCGGGTGGACCGCTCCCGCGCGCGGGCCAGCGGCGGAAGCGGGATCGGCCTCACCATCGCCCGCCACCTCGTCGAGGCGCACGGCGGGTCGATCCGGGCGGAAAGTGCCGGCCCGGGCTGCGGCAGCACGTTGATAGTGACCCTTCCCACGGCCCCGTAGGTCTTCGCCCCCCACGGATCGGGCGCGTTTCACGCAATCTTCACACAGACCCCATACGGGCGTCCCATGCGGGCGCTACGCTGCTGACGTGCAGGGACACGCTTAGGAGAGAGGGGTTGAGAACATGAAGATGCGCGGATGGGTGGTCCTGGGAATCGCGGGCGTGCTCGCGGTATTGGCTCTGCCGGTGCTCGCGCAGCCGCATATGGCGCCGGGCTGGGGGCCCATGGGGGGGAATTCGCAGACCACCGGCCAGCCGCTCTCGATCGCGCAGGCGGAAGCCAACGCCCGCCGGGTCGTCGCACAGTCGGGCTACGCCGGCTTGTTCCCGGGGCACATCATGGAGTTCAGCAACAACTTCTACGTGGCCGTCAAGTACAAGACGAGCGGCCAGGGCGCGTATGAGTTCCTGATCGACCGGTACACCGGGTTCGTGCATCCCGAGCCGCAGAGCATGATGTGGAACACCCAGTTTGGCCACATGGCCGGCTGGGGCGGCGCCGGATACGGCGGTGCGATGGGCCCGGGCTATGGCGGCGGCATGATGGGGTCCGGGTCCGGCTACGGCATGATGGGGCCGGGCTACGGCTACGGCGGTCCCGGGGCGGTGCAACCCGGGGGGAAGCTGCTAACGCTCGCCCAGGCCAGGACGCAGGCGCAGCAGGTTCTGGATGTCCGCATCCCGGGCACGAAGACAGATGAGACGATCACATTCCCCGGCTACTACACGATCGACGTGTCCCGAAACGGTAAGGTTATCGGGATGCTCAGCGTGAACGCCTACACCGGCGCGGTCTGGTACCATAGCTGGCATGGGACGTTCGTGGAGGAGAAAGACCTCGACTGAGCGCGCAGCTGACCGGGCGCGGCGACTCGCCCCACCGGTTCGCGCACGCGGGCCGGTGGGGTGAGCCCGGTCGAGCAACCGAGAGGAGCGACGCGCCGTGTGGGCCGGCATGATGGTATGGATGCTCGTGTTCTGGGTCCTGGTGATCGTGCTCGCGTTCGGGCTGGCCGCCTGGCTCTTCCCGGCCGCTCCTGCGGCGCCGCGATCCACCGCCCGCGAGATCCT is a genomic window of bacterium containing:
- a CDS encoding response regulator transcription factor, giving the protein MASVKVLVIDDDQTIVDLLNTYLTREGFQVDVARDGAAGLAKARQVHPDVVVLDIMLPGLDGLEVLRRLRGESPAYVVMLTAKAEETDKVVGLSVGADDYVTKPFSPRELAARIRAILRRGRGTDTDAPRALVFREIRVDPARREVWKGDVRVDLTTREFDLLYALASYPGRVFAREQLITRVWGADYFGDDRVVDAHIKDLRRKLGDDPGRPRLIETVRGIGYKFGDAPA
- a CDS encoding ATP-binding protein, producing the protein MRGIRTLRRRLGWKLFASYLLVVLVGAVVLWTTVQALAPAALSPHIALMNRLLGGHPDLVATLFKSIFGALTAALAAATVAAVVTALAVSVFVTRRIVAPILAMTRASTRVADGRYDERVPVPSEDELGELAAHFNRMAETLQRVEERRRDLIADVAHELRTPLASIAGYMEGMLDGVIPPEPETFHRVHRETERLQRLVGDLQELSRAEAGQVPLRLRRLDVGTLIETTAVRLRPQFDDKGVALEIEPPAGALAVLVDPDRIGQVLTNLLGNALQYTPAAGRVRVHARPDPEGVAIAVSDTGIGIPAEDLPHVFDRFYRVDRSRARASGGSGIGLTIARHLVEAHGGSIRAESAGPGCGSTLIVTLPTAP